In Streptomyces sp. NBC_01717, one DNA window encodes the following:
- a CDS encoding VOC family protein: MEILGTTLRICVDDLEAAVAFYEDLTASPALRFERGGVSVAAISCFLLMSGPESELEILRKVTATIAVKNVDDAHESLTRVGARILAGPVPTPVGRNLIAVHPDGSVFEYVDRNLPA; encoded by the coding sequence ATGGAAATTCTGGGAACCACGCTGCGCATCTGCGTCGACGACCTGGAGGCCGCGGTGGCCTTCTACGAGGACCTCACGGCCAGTCCGGCGCTGCGCTTCGAGCGCGGCGGTGTCTCGGTCGCCGCGATCAGCTGCTTTCTGCTGATGAGTGGCCCCGAGTCGGAGCTGGAGATCCTGCGCAAGGTGACGGCCACGATCGCGGTGAAGAACGTCGACGACGCGCATGAGTCACTCACCCGCGTCGGCGCCCGGATACTCGCGGGCCCGGTGCCGACCCCGGTCGGCCGGAACCTGATCGCGGTCCACCCGGACGGCTCGGTCTTCGAGTACGTCGACCGGAACCTGCCGGCCTGA
- a CDS encoding ABC transporter substrate-binding protein, with protein sequence MERIREEGVGRRVGCSRRSALRLCGLAVPALAAPALLTGCGAPSAASAGNVLRVSQPGDPKTMDPHKQGDMTSMNALINIFDTLTTRGRDNTLQPRIAVSWKAVEPKVWRFELRRGVTFHNGEPCDAEAVRFSIKRLLAPATKSPIVELRYVEDVSVVDRYTVDVHTSVHDPILPAKLSLFGGVVVPPRYLAEVGDEGFAAHPVGTGPFTFRRWQRDHELRLAAYDHHWHGRPHVDELVFVPAPNSSSALAALQSGGVDIVAGMTPDAAEQLAGYPGVRIGHHTGIRTSYLSLDTLTAGPLRDRRVRQALNHAVDVPLLIKAVLGGNATEVPAMIPRGAFGFDESVKPFERSLTKARALLAEAGHPDGISTSITASNLDANVAEAISGLLARAGIRAKVNLLDPGTYSQRLTSTNHGALGPMYLAASTVWTMDGESMLQSNVRSDRRQSRWHHKRADRLVDREELSVDPAVRRRAFSDLQQLIKDEAPFVPLYQIDNIYVHNTRPSWTPGTAGVLDMASAKVAV encoded by the coding sequence ATGGAACGAATACGTGAAGAGGGAGTAGGCCGGCGCGTCGGCTGCTCCCGCCGTTCGGCGCTGCGCCTGTGTGGTCTCGCGGTGCCCGCCCTTGCAGCCCCGGCCCTGCTGACCGGGTGCGGCGCACCGTCGGCGGCCTCCGCAGGCAACGTGCTGCGGGTCTCCCAGCCCGGGGACCCCAAGACGATGGACCCGCACAAGCAGGGCGACATGACGTCGATGAACGCCCTGATCAACATCTTCGACACGCTCACCACGAGGGGCCGCGACAACACCCTCCAACCACGGATCGCCGTGTCCTGGAAGGCCGTCGAGCCGAAGGTGTGGCGGTTCGAGCTGCGGCGCGGGGTCACCTTCCACAACGGCGAGCCGTGCGACGCCGAGGCCGTCCGGTTCAGCATCAAGCGGCTGCTTGCCCCCGCCACCAAGTCGCCCATCGTGGAGCTGCGTTACGTCGAGGACGTCAGCGTGGTCGACCGGTACACGGTGGACGTGCACACTTCGGTGCACGACCCGATCCTGCCCGCGAAGCTGTCCCTGTTCGGCGGCGTCGTGGTGCCCCCGCGCTACCTGGCCGAGGTCGGCGACGAGGGGTTCGCCGCGCACCCGGTCGGTACCGGGCCGTTCACGTTCCGGCGTTGGCAACGTGACCACGAGCTGCGCCTGGCCGCCTACGACCACCACTGGCACGGCCGCCCGCACGTCGACGAGCTGGTCTTCGTACCCGCCCCCAACTCGTCGTCCGCGCTGGCCGCCCTGCAGAGCGGCGGCGTCGACATCGTGGCGGGCATGACCCCGGACGCCGCCGAACAGCTGGCCGGATACCCGGGCGTGCGGATCGGCCACCACACCGGAATCCGCACCTCGTACCTGTCGCTCGACACGCTGACCGCGGGACCGCTGCGCGACCGGCGCGTACGGCAGGCGCTCAACCACGCCGTCGACGTGCCCCTGCTCATCAAGGCGGTGCTCGGCGGCAACGCCACCGAGGTCCCGGCGATGATCCCGCGCGGCGCGTTCGGTTTCGACGAGTCCGTGAAGCCGTTCGAGCGTTCCCTCACCAAGGCCCGCGCGCTGCTTGCCGAGGCCGGGCATCCCGACGGCATCAGCACCTCGATCACCGCCTCCAACCTGGACGCGAACGTCGCCGAGGCCATCTCGGGCCTGCTGGCCCGCGCCGGCATCCGCGCCAAGGTGAACCTGCTCGACCCGGGCACGTACTCCCAGCGCCTGACCTCCACCAACCACGGCGCGCTCGGCCCGATGTACCTGGCCGCGTCCACCGTCTGGACCATGGACGGCGAGAGCATGCTCCAGTCGAACGTGCGCAGCGACCGCCGGCAGAGTCGCTGGCACCACAAGCGCGCCGACCGACTCGTGGACCGCGAGGAGCTGTCCGTGGATCCGGCCGTGCGCCGCCGCGCCTTCTCCGACCTGCAGCAACTGATCAAGGACGAGGCGCCGTTCGTGCCCCTGTACCAGATCGACAACATCTATGTGCACAACACCCGGCCGAGCTGGACGCCCGGCACCGCAGGGGTGCTGGACATGGCGAGCGCGAAGGTGGCCGTGTGA
- a CDS encoding class I SAM-dependent methyltransferase — MPKETAVYTHGHHESVLRSHRWRTAANSAAYLIGELRPGMAVLDVGCGPGTITADLAALVAPGRVTAVDTTGEILDQAAEVAAERGLDNIEFTTADVHDLDFPDDSFDVVHAHQVLQHVGDPVQALREMRRVCRPGGIVAARDSDYAAMAWYPEVPVMDEWQELYRRVARTNGGEPDAGRRLLSWARQAGFTDITPSAAAWCFATPENRVWWSGLWADRTVGSVYAKLAVDGGHATTEQLNDIAAAWRTWGEQDDAWFMVPHGEVLCRA, encoded by the coding sequence ATGCCGAAGGAAACCGCCGTCTACACCCACGGCCACCACGAGTCGGTGCTGCGCTCGCACCGCTGGCGCACTGCCGCCAACTCGGCGGCCTATCTGATCGGCGAACTCCGGCCGGGCATGGCGGTGCTGGACGTCGGCTGCGGTCCGGGCACCATCACCGCGGATCTGGCGGCACTGGTCGCCCCCGGCCGGGTGACCGCCGTCGACACCACCGGGGAGATCCTGGACCAGGCCGCCGAGGTCGCCGCCGAACGCGGCCTGGACAACATCGAGTTCACCACCGCCGACGTGCACGACCTGGACTTCCCCGACGACTCCTTCGACGTCGTGCACGCCCACCAGGTGCTGCAACATGTGGGCGACCCGGTGCAGGCACTGCGCGAGATGCGGAGGGTGTGCCGCCCCGGCGGCATCGTCGCGGCCCGCGACAGCGACTACGCGGCGATGGCCTGGTACCCCGAAGTGCCGGTCATGGACGAGTGGCAGGAGCTGTACAGGCGGGTGGCCCGCACCAATGGCGGCGAGCCGGATGCGGGCCGGCGGCTGCTCTCCTGGGCCCGGCAGGCCGGCTTCACCGACATCACCCCGTCCGCCGCCGCCTGGTGTTTCGCCACACCGGAGAACCGGGTCTGGTGGAGCGGTCTGTGGGCGGACCGTACGGTCGGCTCGGTGTACGCGAAGCTGGCCGTGGACGGTGGCCATGCGACCACCGAGCAGCTGAACGACATCGCGGCGGCCTGGCGCACCTGGGGTGAGCAGGACGATGCATGGTTCATGGTCCCGCACGGCGAAGTGCTCTGCCGTGCCTGA
- a CDS encoding IclR family transcriptional regulator: MGKPVNSRSQKQASAAASTIASDGPGVDTAPPAPGPVDKAMEVLAALARSGAPHRLADLARHTGLAKPTVHRLLRALAATGYAEPATGGSYRPGPRLLGLAASVLADDAALRRVSPVLDELRERTGLFASYAVRDDRTVIHLDVRAPAQGLGLDLRPGFCEPVTAGAAGLALLAALPAEESESLSTGPDGAPADEATHAALAAAARDGYVFDGTDTWLDRRALAAPVRDATGHAVGALVLTGVAFTLDDAAAQLYGPMVRSAAAAVSASLAALPGARLGLVAGPERPTGGTGGNGRRGSANGVEAAGEKR; the protein is encoded by the coding sequence ATGGGGAAACCGGTCAACAGTCGTTCGCAGAAGCAGGCCTCCGCAGCAGCGTCCACCATCGCCTCCGACGGCCCGGGCGTGGACACCGCGCCGCCCGCGCCCGGACCGGTGGACAAGGCCATGGAGGTTCTGGCGGCCCTCGCGCGGTCTGGTGCGCCACACCGTCTCGCAGACCTCGCCCGTCACACGGGACTCGCGAAACCCACCGTGCACCGCCTGCTCCGCGCCCTCGCCGCAACGGGCTACGCCGAACCTGCCACGGGCGGCAGCTATCGGCCGGGGCCACGGCTCCTCGGACTCGCCGCGAGCGTCCTCGCCGACGACGCCGCGTTGCGCCGGGTCAGCCCTGTCCTCGACGAACTCCGCGAACGCACCGGCCTGTTCGCCTCTTACGCGGTGCGCGACGACCGTACGGTGATCCACCTGGATGTCCGTGCGCCCGCCCAGGGACTCGGGCTCGACCTGCGCCCCGGCTTCTGCGAACCGGTGACCGCGGGCGCGGCAGGCCTCGCCCTGCTTGCCGCCCTGCCGGCCGAGGAGAGCGAGTCCCTGTCGACCGGCCCCGACGGCGCCCCCGCCGATGAGGCGACCCACGCGGCCCTGGCCGCCGCGGCCCGCGACGGCTATGTCTTCGACGGCACGGACACCTGGCTCGACCGGCGCGCGCTCGCCGCCCCGGTGCGCGACGCGACGGGCCACGCTGTCGGCGCCCTCGTGCTGACCGGCGTGGCCTTCACTCTCGACGACGCGGCCGCACAGCTGTACGGGCCGATGGTGCGCTCCGCCGCGGCCGCGGTCTCGGCGAGCCTGGCCGCCCTGCCCGGCGCACGGCTCGGACTGGTCGCGGGCCCGGAGCGCCCCACGGGCGGGACGGGCGGCAACGGCCGCAGGGGGAGTGCGAACGGAGTCGAAGCGGCGGGGGAGAAGCGATGA
- a CDS encoding ABC transporter permease gives MTTTAPSATIAAPAPAATQPSVLRSLLRNRLATIALVFLLLIVVCALCAPLIAPADPGAQNLLGRLQPPAWQSGGGTDHLLGTDQLGRDLLSRVIYGTRVSLLVGAGAALLAGVIGTVAGLASGYLGGWTDRIVMRLADVQLAFPAILLALAVVGFVGSGLGYVILVIGITGWVSYARVVRSEVLSLRTRDFVTEARAIGVGDLAIMRRHLLPNVMAPLATIGTLHIASAIVAEASLSYLGLGVPKETVTWGGMLSDGQLYLGTSWWIAVFPGIALMLTSLSINILGDALRDVADPKAYRR, from the coding sequence ATGACCACCACCGCCCCCTCCGCCACCATTGCCGCACCCGCCCCCGCCGCGACCCAGCCGTCCGTGTTGCGCTCGCTGCTGCGCAACCGGCTCGCCACGATCGCGCTCGTCTTCCTCCTGCTGATCGTCGTGTGCGCGCTGTGCGCACCTCTGATCGCTCCCGCCGACCCGGGCGCCCAGAACCTCCTCGGCCGGCTCCAGCCCCCCGCCTGGCAGTCCGGCGGCGGCACGGACCACCTGCTCGGCACCGACCAGCTCGGCCGCGACCTGCTCTCACGGGTCATCTACGGCACCCGGGTCTCACTGCTCGTCGGCGCCGGCGCCGCCCTTCTCGCCGGTGTCATCGGTACCGTCGCGGGCCTCGCCTCCGGCTACCTCGGCGGCTGGACCGACCGTATCGTGATGCGCCTCGCCGACGTCCAACTCGCCTTCCCCGCGATCCTGTTGGCGCTCGCCGTCGTCGGCTTCGTCGGCTCGGGCCTCGGTTACGTGATCCTCGTGATCGGCATCACCGGCTGGGTGTCGTACGCCCGAGTGGTGCGTTCCGAAGTGCTGTCGCTGCGCACCCGCGACTTCGTCACCGAGGCCCGCGCGATCGGGGTCGGGGACCTGGCGATCATGCGCCGGCACCTGCTGCCCAACGTCATGGCACCACTGGCCACCATCGGCACCCTGCACATCGCGTCGGCCATCGTCGCCGAGGCATCGCTGAGCTACCTGGGCCTCGGCGTTCCGAAGGAGACGGTGACCTGGGGCGGCATGCTCTCCGACGGACAGCTCTACCTCGGCACGTCCTGGTGGATCGCCGTCTTCCCCGGCATCGCGCTCATGCTCACCTCGCTGTCCATCAACATCCTGGGCGACGCGCTGCGCGACGTCGCGGACCCGAAGGCGTACCGCCGATGA
- a CDS encoding serine hydrolase domain-containing protein, which yields MNAEERQPASTIGDRGTTTGPIGTRPDATGSAHHAAVRRRLLEDGRARGLYSGATWSLGDAAGPYDRGWTGTRSLDGPALDGHDLWDLASVTKPMVGLVVMALVDRGVVGLDDTVGHHLTRYSNSPHAARTVAQLLDHTAGLPGGVPLYRDHPTSESLLTALGSLPRTAEPGTHVTYSSQGFMLLGLMAEQATGQGLDQLMTDLVSAPLGLTDTRFRPESADRARAVATEACPWRGRTVVGEVHDENAVVLGGVAGHAGLFSTLADLERLALSLLGGGPPLLKPDTLALMTAPRTDHLNLRRALAWQGQDPIGSPVGDTFGPTSYGHTGFTGTSLWLDPADGRYAILLTNRVHPSREERGFTALRRDFHAIGG from the coding sequence ATGAACGCCGAGGAGCGGCAGCCGGCATCGACCATCGGCGACCGCGGGACGACCACCGGCCCGATAGGCACCAGGCCCGACGCGACCGGCTCCGCGCACCACGCGGCCGTCCGCCGACGCTTGCTGGAGGACGGCCGGGCGCGCGGCCTCTACTCGGGCGCCACCTGGTCGCTGGGCGACGCGGCAGGCCCGTACGACCGGGGCTGGACCGGCACCCGCTCGCTCGACGGACCAGCTCTGGACGGCCATGACCTGTGGGACCTCGCGTCCGTGACCAAGCCGATGGTCGGCCTGGTCGTCATGGCTCTCGTCGACCGCGGTGTCGTGGGCCTCGACGACACCGTGGGACACCACCTCACCCGCTACTCCAACAGTCCGCACGCCGCCCGTACGGTCGCCCAACTCCTCGACCACACCGCAGGGCTGCCCGGGGGCGTGCCGCTCTACCGCGATCACCCCACCTCTGAGTCCCTGCTCACGGCGCTCGGCTCACTGCCGCGCACCGCCGAGCCCGGTACCCATGTCACCTACTCCTCCCAGGGGTTCATGTTGCTCGGCCTCATGGCCGAACAGGCCACGGGCCAGGGCCTGGACCAGCTGATGACCGACCTCGTCAGCGCTCCCCTCGGCCTGACCGACACCCGTTTCCGGCCGGAATCCGCCGACCGGGCACGCGCGGTGGCAACCGAAGCCTGCCCCTGGCGCGGCCGGACCGTCGTCGGTGAGGTGCACGACGAGAACGCCGTGGTACTCGGCGGCGTCGCCGGGCACGCGGGCCTCTTCTCCACCCTCGCGGACCTGGAACGCCTCGCCCTCTCCCTGCTCGGCGGCGGCCCACCGCTGCTGAAGCCGGACACCCTGGCCCTGATGACGGCCCCCCGCACCGACCACCTCAACCTGCGCCGCGCACTGGCCTGGCAGGGGCAGGACCCGATCGGTTCGCCGGTGGGCGACACCTTCGGCCCGACCTCGTACGGCCACACGGGCTTCACCGGCACGAGCCTGTGGCTCGACCCGGCGGACGGCCGCTACGCGATCCTGCTCACGAACCGCGTCCATCCCAGCCGCGAGGAGCGCGGGTTCACGGCGCTGCGGCGGGACTTCCACGCGATCGGAGGGTGA
- a CDS encoding bifunctional phosphatase PAP2/diacylglycerol kinase family protein: protein MSSPSNASSVPSPTGLRTWLHRGDLAVFRSVAGRHWPGAGPVLPRLSRSADHGLLWFGAAAGMAVLGGSARARRAALRGVVSLAVASAAINTVGKGAVRRERPVLDAVPVIRRLTRQPFTTSFPSGHAASAAAFATGVALESKGWGAAVAPLALAVAASRVYTGVHYPSDVLAGAALGIGAAFALRGVVPTRGQLPAPGRPPAHAPALPGGRGLVVVVNQESGSATATASLVRDSLPLAEVVECAPGELSAELEKAAGQGHALGICGGDGTVNSAAAVAAAHRVPLAVFPGGTLNHFAYDLGIETVDDVCAALAAGDAVRVDLGRFRPGPDGPAGAPGYFLNAFSLGAYPELVRTREHWAPRIGGWPAGVLAALHVLRGDRPLEAELQGERRPLWLLFVGNGLFRRVGPAPGRRHNLADGLLDVRAVHGGRTPGLRLLAAAVAGPLTRSPVHAAVRLRRVRIAGLTPGTPYAYDGEVAHSQRELVIDKLPEALTVYCPMPV from the coding sequence ATGTCGTCTCCGAGCAACGCGTCCTCAGTCCCCTCGCCCACCGGACTCCGTACCTGGCTGCACCGGGGCGATCTCGCCGTCTTCCGGAGCGTGGCCGGCCGGCACTGGCCGGGCGCCGGCCCCGTACTGCCACGGCTGAGCCGCAGCGCCGATCACGGGCTGCTGTGGTTCGGCGCCGCGGCGGGCATGGCGGTACTGGGCGGCAGCGCCCGGGCCCGGCGTGCCGCGCTCCGCGGGGTGGTCTCGCTGGCCGTGGCCTCGGCCGCGATCAATACCGTGGGGAAGGGTGCGGTGCGCAGGGAGCGGCCGGTACTGGACGCCGTGCCGGTGATACGGCGGCTCACGCGCCAGCCGTTCACCACCTCCTTCCCGTCCGGGCATGCCGCGTCGGCGGCGGCCTTCGCGACGGGTGTCGCCCTCGAATCGAAGGGCTGGGGTGCGGCGGTCGCCCCGCTCGCGCTGGCGGTCGCCGCCTCCCGCGTCTATACGGGGGTCCACTATCCGAGTGATGTGCTGGCCGGTGCGGCGCTCGGCATAGGAGCCGCGTTCGCGCTGCGCGGTGTCGTACCGACGCGAGGACAGCTGCCCGCACCGGGCAGACCGCCCGCGCATGCGCCTGCTCTGCCGGGCGGCCGGGGCCTGGTGGTCGTCGTCAACCAGGAGTCCGGCTCGGCGACGGCCACGGCCTCGCTGGTGCGCGACTCGCTGCCGCTCGCCGAGGTGGTGGAGTGCGCGCCCGGCGAGCTCTCCGCCGAACTGGAGAAGGCCGCCGGACAGGGCCATGCGCTCGGGATCTGCGGGGGCGACGGCACGGTCAACAGCGCCGCTGCTGTCGCCGCTGCGCACCGTGTGCCGCTCGCGGTGTTCCCCGGCGGAACCCTCAACCACTTCGCCTACGACCTGGGCATCGAGACGGTGGACGACGTATGTGCCGCGCTGGCAGCGGGCGATGCGGTACGGGTGGACCTCGGCCGCTTCCGGCCGGGGCCGGACGGGCCGGCCGGCGCGCCGGGCTATTTCCTCAACGCCTTCAGCCTGGGGGCCTATCCGGAGCTGGTACGGACCCGCGAGCACTGGGCACCGCGTATCGGCGGCTGGCCGGCAGGCGTCCTGGCGGCGCTCCACGTACTGCGCGGCGATCGCCCGCTGGAGGCCGAACTGCAGGGAGAGCGACGGCCGTTGTGGCTGTTGTTCGTGGGCAACGGCCTGTTCCGGCGAGTGGGCCCGGCGCCGGGCCGACGCCACAACCTCGCGGACGGACTGCTGGACGTCCGGGCGGTGCACGGCGGCCGCACACCCGGTCTTCGCCTCCTCGCGGCTGCGGTCGCGGGCCCGTTGACCCGCTCCCCCGTGCATGCGGCGGTACGGCTTCGCAGGGTGCGGATCGCCGGCCTGACCCCGGGAACGCCCTATGCGTACGACGGCGAAGTAGCGCACAGCCAGAGGGAGTTGGTGATCGACAAGCTTCCGGAGGCGCTGACCGTCTACTGCCCGATGCCTGTGTGA
- a CDS encoding DUF6204 family protein translates to MSTQHTYRVIVRGTWEGLTDEARARLLAEVEQHGLEAMQFTEEGSLSYDTVLKHFSFRYVVVSDAEDGEEMASAIAEDRAETTLKEHGYGYGRLRSTATDMDTMKINYKLQRH, encoded by the coding sequence ATGAGCACCCAGCACACCTACCGAGTGATCGTGCGCGGCACCTGGGAGGGCCTGACGGACGAGGCCCGCGCCCGCTTGCTGGCCGAGGTGGAGCAGCACGGCCTGGAGGCGATGCAGTTCACCGAGGAGGGTTCGCTCAGCTACGACACGGTGCTCAAGCACTTCAGCTTCCGGTACGTGGTCGTGTCGGACGCCGAGGACGGCGAAGAGATGGCATCCGCGATCGCCGAGGACCGGGCGGAGACGACGCTGAAGGAGCACGGGTACGGCTACGGACGGCTGCGCTCCACCGCGACGGACATGGACACCATGAAGATCAACTACAAGCTCCAGCGGCACTGA
- a CDS encoding DUF5107 domain-containing protein: MATTVRRAVLTLPAAPLGPENPLPALRPLDEMHVVDDRDRAGLPRDMARQLGYEPLTTVLPVRILDGYGRERTPTDLDAIVIENDRLRATVLPGLGGRIHSLHHKPTGRELLYTNPVLQPADFALNGAWFSGGIEWNIGATGHTTLSCAPVHAARVPAPDGGEMVRLWEWERLRDLPFQVDLWLPEDSDFLHVGVRIRNPHEHTAPVYWWSNIAVPEGARSRVLAPADEAWHFGYERTLTRVPVPETGSVDRTYPLRSDFPADYFYEVSDGTRRWIASLDEDGHGLVQTSTDLLRGRKLFLWGSGPGGRRWQQWLTEPGTVGYAEIQAGLARTQLEHIPLEPGAEFSWLESYGPLTADPGVVHGDDWAAARSETEQRLAEALPRADVDAAYAAWRPHADTEPGESLATGSGWGALEVRRGKYRLPGTPFAESTLGEQQAPWLHLLDQGAFPEPRRVTPPGPSLVSAHWRDMLETASAEPLTEYHLGVAQWHAGDRAQAVRSWERGLALAPSRWPLLRCLAVAAQEGGQRNRVADHYAEAFEDLCAERRDDGEAWTAATTALGHEAIEALLAAGRTDGARTVWDGLRPAIRQRGRFRLLEARLLLAEGDRAAARAVFDEGFEVADLREGAEILDEVWSALTDQPLPDAYNYRMRPKS; encoded by the coding sequence TTGGCCACGACCGTACGACGTGCCGTACTGACTCTGCCCGCCGCACCGCTGGGCCCGGAAAACCCGCTGCCCGCGTTGCGGCCGCTCGACGAGATGCATGTCGTCGACGACCGTGACCGGGCCGGGCTGCCGCGCGACATGGCTCGGCAGCTCGGCTACGAGCCGCTGACCACCGTCCTGCCGGTGCGCATTCTCGACGGGTACGGGCGCGAGCGGACCCCCACCGACCTGGACGCGATCGTCATCGAGAACGACCGGCTCCGGGCCACCGTCCTGCCCGGCCTCGGCGGCCGGATCCACTCCCTGCACCACAAGCCGACCGGCCGGGAACTGCTCTACACCAACCCCGTCCTGCAGCCTGCCGACTTCGCCCTCAACGGCGCCTGGTTCTCCGGCGGCATCGAGTGGAACATCGGTGCGACCGGCCACACCACACTGTCCTGTGCCCCGGTGCACGCCGCCCGCGTCCCCGCACCCGACGGCGGTGAGATGGTCCGGCTCTGGGAGTGGGAGCGGCTCCGCGACCTGCCGTTCCAGGTGGACCTCTGGCTGCCGGAGGACTCCGACTTCCTCCACGTCGGGGTACGGATACGCAATCCGCACGAGCACACCGCGCCCGTCTACTGGTGGTCCAACATCGCCGTCCCCGAGGGCGCGCGGTCCCGCGTCCTGGCCCCTGCCGACGAGGCCTGGCACTTCGGTTACGAGCGGACCCTGACCCGGGTCCCCGTGCCGGAGACCGGTTCCGTCGACCGTACGTACCCGCTGCGCAGCGACTTTCCCGCCGACTACTTCTACGAGGTGTCGGACGGCACCCGCCGCTGGATCGCGTCCCTCGACGAGGACGGTCACGGACTCGTCCAGACCTCCACCGACCTGCTGCGCGGCCGCAAGCTCTTCCTCTGGGGCAGCGGGCCCGGCGGGCGACGGTGGCAGCAGTGGCTCACCGAACCCGGCACCGTCGGCTACGCGGAGATCCAGGCAGGACTCGCCCGTACCCAGCTGGAGCACATTCCGCTCGAACCCGGCGCCGAGTTCAGCTGGCTGGAGTCGTACGGACCGCTGACCGCCGACCCCGGTGTCGTGCACGGCGACGACTGGGCCGCGGCCCGCTCCGAGACCGAACAGCGCCTCGCCGAAGCCCTTCCGCGCGCCGACGTCGACGCCGCGTACGCGGCCTGGCGCCCGCACGCCGACACCGAGCCCGGCGAGTCCCTCGCCACCGGTTCCGGCTGGGGCGCCCTCGAAGTCCGGCGCGGCAAGTACCGACTCCCGGGCACACCGTTCGCCGAGTCGACCCTCGGCGAACAGCAGGCACCCTGGCTGCACCTGCTCGACCAGGGCGCCTTCCCCGAGCCGCGCCGCGTGACGCCGCCCGGACCCTCGCTCGTCTCCGCGCACTGGCGCGACATGCTGGAGACGGCATCCGCCGAACCTCTCACCGAGTACCACCTCGGCGTCGCCCAGTGGCACGCCGGTGACCGCGCCCAGGCGGTCCGCAGCTGGGAGCGCGGTCTGGCCCTCGCCCCGTCCCGCTGGCCGCTGCTGCGCTGCCTGGCCGTCGCCGCCCAGGAGGGCGGCCAGCGGAACAGGGTCGCCGACCACTACGCCGAGGCGTTCGAGGACCTCTGCGCGGAACGCCGGGACGACGGCGAAGCCTGGACCGCCGCCACCACGGCGCTCGGCCATGAGGCGATAGAGGCGTTGCTGGCGGCCGGGCGGACCGACGGGGCACGCACGGTGTGGGACGGGCTGCGGCCGGCGATCCGGCAGCGCGGCCGGTTCCGCCTGCTGGAAGCCCGGCTCCTGCTCGCCGAGGGCGACCGTGCGGCGGCCCGGGCCGTCTTCGACGAGGGCTTCGAGGTCGCGGATCTGCGGGAGGGGGCGGAGATCCTGGACGAGGTCTGGTCGGCGCTCACCGACCAGCCGCTGCCCGACGCCTACAACTACCGGATGCGCCCGAAGAGCTGA
- a CDS encoding ABC transporter permease → MSRTLTAPTAPTAPVAGHSRAWTVLRPAAARLGTALLVLLCTATVVFFLVRLSGDPVKVMLPPDATAQQESVLRHNLGLDRPLVKQYLDYLWGLPRFDFGNSLFYNQPVRAVLADRIPATLLLAAGALVVTLVIALPAGTIAAMRRGKAADRGVITAVLIGQSTPAFWVGILLILVFAVGLHALPASGYGTFAHLVLPSITLAVYSVAVVARLLRSSLIDVLGSDHIRTARARGLGPVRTVLRHGMRNASLPVVTVVGLEVGSLLGGAILTEQVFSWPGVGQLTVQAIANRDFPLVQGTVLLFAATFVVVNLLVDLSYGLLDPRVRNSR, encoded by the coding sequence ATGAGCCGGACCCTGACCGCGCCCACCGCCCCCACCGCGCCCGTCGCCGGACACAGCCGGGCCTGGACCGTGCTGCGGCCCGCTGCCGCCCGCCTGGGCACCGCGCTGCTGGTACTGCTGTGCACCGCCACCGTCGTGTTCTTCCTGGTGCGTCTGTCCGGCGACCCGGTGAAGGTGATGCTGCCGCCCGATGCCACCGCCCAGCAGGAGAGCGTGCTGCGGCACAACCTGGGCCTGGACCGGCCGCTCGTCAAGCAGTATCTGGACTACCTGTGGGGCCTGCCGCGCTTCGACTTCGGCAACTCCCTCTTCTACAACCAGCCGGTCCGCGCGGTCCTCGCCGACCGCATCCCGGCAACCCTGCTGCTCGCGGCGGGCGCCCTCGTGGTGACGCTGGTGATCGCGCTGCCCGCCGGCACGATCGCGGCGATGCGCCGCGGGAAGGCCGCCGACCGCGGTGTGATCACGGCCGTCCTGATCGGCCAGTCGACACCCGCCTTCTGGGTGGGCATCCTGCTCATCCTCGTGTTCGCAGTCGGTCTGCACGCGCTGCCCGCCTCCGGGTACGGCACGTTCGCCCATCTCGTCCTGCCGTCGATCACGCTGGCCGTCTACTCGGTCGCCGTCGTCGCGCGGCTGCTGCGCTCCTCGCTGATCGACGTGCTCGGCTCCGACCACATCCGCACGGCCCGCGCCCGGGGCCTGGGCCCGGTGCGCACCGTGCTGCGGCACGGCATGCGCAACGCGTCACTGCCCGTGGTGACGGTCGTCGGCCTGGAGGTCGGCAGCCTGCTCGGCGGCGCGATCCTCACCGAGCAGGTCTTCTCCTGGCCGGGTGTCGGCCAGCTGACCGTGCAGGCCATCGCCAACCGCGACTTCCCCCTGGTACAGGGCACCGTGCTGCTGTTCGCCGCCACGTTCGTCGTGGTGAACCTGCTCGTGGACCTGTCCTACGGCCTCCTCGACCCGAGGGTGAGGAACTCCCGATGA